The Lepus europaeus isolate LE1 chromosome 5, mLepTim1.pri, whole genome shotgun sequence genome includes the window taacccactgagccacagcgccggcccctctactgAACATTTTTAAACAGTCTTTCTTGTAAGGTAGATGCTTGCAGGCCCaatttgcagatgaggaaaccaagcctTGGAGAGTAAGCAGCCTGCAATTTGATACTGAGTTGAATTACAGATGGAAACCAGCCCTGGGATTGCAATGCCGGATATCTGCCTGCAATGCTCTGTACATTACCAGCTGTCTGAGGGGTGTGGGCCAAGTGCTCCCCCCTCCCAAGTCTTccatcctcctcttttttttcttttttaatgtatataaggtgaacaaatgcCATCCTCCTCTTACGGTCGCAGTGTGATTAGGACACAACAGAGGGATGGATGTAGAGATTAATTTTATTAAGACAAATCACACATatcacttcctttctcttttctgaaaGCCTCACCATCAAGGATTGATCTCGTCGAGTTTCTAATTCAGGAACACTCATTGCACAGCAAGCACATttcagagatggaaggagagaggatcCTAATGCTGGTACCAGGCGATAGATGGAAGGTGTCCTGTCCAGAGACCTGGGACGACGGCCATCCTAAATAGTATCCCAGGCAGTCTCCTCCATGTCTTCGCTCTCCTCCCTCTGGGCACCCACCAAGGGCTCGTAAATATCAGCAGAGGGGCTCAACGACGCGCAGGTGGAACAGGAGGGAGGCTTCTCTGAGCTCCCCACCCCTGTTCCTACCCCTCATTCCTACTCGTTTAGCTGATGTCACTGAAACAGTGAGGCCCAGCCCCTCCGACATGGCTGGAGGAGAGGACAAGAAGACACATTTCCCTTCCCTTATTGCAGGATTCCCCTCCGCTTTACCCATTTGCACATGCACCACACACGCAtgcattccattttttaaaaatcattctttctGTTAAGCCTCAGCATCCAGTTCTGAGCATCCTCTACCTGCACCTGAAACGGCAGCCGCCCACGAAGGAACCACTGAACAGAGACATCAGCCGAGTCCGAGGGGAAGGCGCCCCACTTGCCGGTCTCACTGGGGCATCAGGGAGACCTAAGGCTCTGCGCTCTTTAAGTAAGCACCTGCCAAGGGAGTATGAGACCCCCCTGCTGCTTCCAGGCCCCTGCTAAAGCCTCCAGGAAAAGAGAGCTGTGGGGGCCTCCAGACCTGTCATCATCCCTCTTCTTGGCACTCTAGGTTGGCAGTGAGCAAGGGaaataaataggaaagaaaaagttTTCCAGTGTTTTCTCTCCTGTTTTATTTCCATCTTCACAGCAGATTTATCTTTTCCCGAGGGGGTTGTGAGAAGCACAATGTTTGCTTTGTTCTAATAAGACCTGGGGAAATTCCACTGGCCCCAGCGGCTGGGGATCTTCTGGTCAGGACCCGAGCGACGACGATGGTTTCCTGGGCACGCTGTCGATAAGGTCTGTAGGACAGCACTGCAGGGACGGCCGAGGGAGGAAGGGCGGGGATGGTTGCTATTATTGGGTGGAACTGTAACAGAGCTGCAGGATGGCAGGTGGTGGCCGGAGTTCCTGTGGAGTCTGTGTGTACAGTGACTCCCTAGAGGAGCTGGCACCACCCCCCCGCCCCAGACCGGGCGTGCACCCTGGCTGAAGGCAAGGCTGCAACACCACCATGCTGGGACATTTGCCAGCGGTCCATGCCAAGGCACTTGTAAAATCGAGGCTGCTGGGCAAGTTCCAAGGATCCCTTTTGAAGACTGGGTAGAGGGCGGGACAGCCAAGGGCAGCCCAAGGCCACCTCACCACCACTCTAAGCAGTGGCCCATGGAGATTACAGGTTCCTGAGCACATGTGTTGACTCACTGGGCTCTTCCTTGGGAGAGGAGGGGTGATGAGGTCAAGGTAGCCAGGGGGGTCTTGGGGACCCCATCTGCTATATGTCCCTGGCATGTTGCTGGTGTTCTGTGCCCCTGGTTCTCCCTCCCAGGGCAGATCCGGCCAtgtttccctccccttcctccaccctGCTCAGTGAGTGATCTGAAAGGCTTCACTGGGTACCCTGGCTAGGCGATGGGAGGGACGGGAGCCAAGGGCGTAGCTTATCTCTGAGTACAGCTTGGAGCCCTGGTCACACCCTCTGGAGGTAAGGAGGAATGCCACTGAGAGCCAAGGCccaaggagcagagcagggaaGAGTGTAAGAGCATAGGCTGAGAAGGGCCACCCCTTCCCCTTCCGAGACCCCTTTGCTCCCGGCAGATTGTGGTCCTGGCACAGTGGAAGGTCACACTGACAGGTCATCTGACCTGGCCTTACTGCTGGCCTTGCTAAGACGCCGCTTGTCACTCTGGTAGCCGTGAGGGAGGGGGTGGCCTGGTGAGACACCATCCGGCACATCGGGCTTCTGGTCATAGCGGATGTGGATGAAGCCCTCCGCCGGCACCTGCTCCCGGCCTCGCACCCGCTCCGTGGCCAGGTTGTCTGTGTTCTGCTGGGAGGCCGTGTTGGTGCTGAAGGTGCTGAAGAACCTCCCCCCAGGGCCATTCTCCAAGCACTGAGTGAAGTCGGGCGGAGGCGTGCAGCTCTGGGCTGTGCCCGCCgaggggccaggcaggcggcCCTCCGCCGAGCTCTGCGGCGACCTGGCCAGTCGCTGTCCGATCTTCTTCCAGCCCAGGTGGTAGAGTTCAGCCAGACTGAGGAAGAGGGACAGTCCGGCCACGGCCAGCATGAAGACAATGAAGACGTTCTTCTCCGTGGGCCGGGACACGTAGCAGTTGACGGGGTGCGGGCAGGGGCTCCTGCGGCACACATGCAGGGTGTGCAGGAAGATCCCGTAGAGCAGGTACTGGCCCACGATGAAGGCCACCTCCATCGTGGTGCGGATGACGATGCTGCAGACGTAggttctgagcagagtgccctgGAGGAGGATCCTGCCGTTCACTTCCTCCCAGCGGGACAGCTCCGCCTTCTCGGCCGCCGGGTACTCATAAGAGCCGGCCCCCTGCACCTCCTTGCCGGTCTCGGCCTCGCGCATCTTGCGCTTCTCCTGCATGCGCACCGTGTGCATGGCATGGCCCATGTACACCAGGGATGGCGTGGAGACGAAGATGATCTGCAGCACCCAGTAGCGgatgtgggagatggg containing:
- the GJA5 gene encoding gap junction alpha-5 protein — translated: MGDWSFLGEFLEEVHKHSTVIGKVWLTVLFIFRMLVLGTAAESSWGDEQSDFQCDTIQPGCENVCYDQAFPISHIRYWVLQIIFVSTPSLVYMGHAMHTVRMQEKRKMREAETGKEVQGAGSYEYPAAEKAELSRWEEVNGRILLQGTLLRTYVCSIVIRTTMEVAFIVGQYLLYGIFLHTLHVCRRSPCPHPVNCYVSRPTEKNVFIVFMLAVAGLSLFLSLAELYHLGWKKIGQRLARSPQSSAEGRLPGPSAGTAQSCTPPPDFTQCLENGPGGRFFSTFSTNTASQQNTDNLATERVRGREQVPAEGFIHIRYDQKPDVPDGVSPGHPLPHGYQSDKRRLSKASSKARSDDLSV